The following coding sequences are from one Epinephelus fuscoguttatus linkage group LG5, E.fuscoguttatus.final_Chr_v1 window:
- the zgc:113279 gene encoding NF-kappa-B inhibitor zeta isoform X1, whose amino-acid sequence MGGRCKRKEPKEDIGAELSPLPGDTAADLAEPHTPVPGLKAQNVGGSKKGGRRSSYGSDKVYLGVRVKMPVRDMLRKIRTAQGWEPQDVQEIYGKTDKGGKTRVKTRTGRRNTKKKHAIKSLEELAIIVEVLEEDLRSSSTCRSPPQCLSSYNPPVSPGWSPSGSGYNSDESDEMIPSPQSYMTYSPGTAEYQQALSPPGFMHASFQPSSFRNSGGVGGGEEEWFNPQDHAWNLNNSAFFWAQLQKEESQLSDICDTVLLAPDDQGKTALHKVACVGKRALGYAIAKRMAALNSLDLKDSDGMTALLHAAKHNHHLMVADLIRLGANVNETNNSGKTCLHLSAEKGYIRVLEVLRHMMMDGVYVDAEATDNSGMSVLQCASVALKATVRELESSKSPSHTRLHTLRQEQLMETLECVLQMGSYLHTMGSQSIQPRMG is encoded by the exons ATGGGAGGACGGTGCAAACGCAAGGAGCCGAAGGAGGACATAGGAGCTGAGCTCTCTCCGCTGCCAGGGGACACCGCGGCGGACCTGGCCGAGCCACACACACCTGTTCCCGGGTTGAAGGCGCAGAATGTGGGCGGTAGTAAGAAAG GTGGAAGACGTTCCAGTTACGGTAGCGATAAGGTCTACCTCGGAGTCCGTGTCAAAATGCCAGTGAGGGACATGCTGAGAAAAATCCGCACAGCCCAGGGCTGGGAACCTCAGGATGTTCAG GAGATTTACGGCAAAACAGACAAAG GAGGGAAAACACGAGTCAAAACTCGCACAGGACGCCGAAATACCAAG AAAAAGCACGCGATAAAAAGCCTGGAGGAGCTGGCAATCATCGTTGAGGTGTTGGAGGAGGATCTTCGGAGCAGCAGCACGTGCCGCTCCCCTCCCCAGTGTTTGTCTTCCTACAACCCTCCAGTGTCTCCTGGTTGGTCACCATCTG GTTCAGGGTACAACAGTGACGAGTCCGATGAAATGATCCCCAGCCCGCAGTCCTACATGACCTACTCACCAGGCACAGCAGAGTACCAGCAGGCCCTGTCCCCTCCTGGCTTCATGCACGCCAGCTTCCAGCCGTCAAGCTTCAGAAACAGTGGAGGAGTtggtggaggggaggaggagtggTTTAATCCCCAGGACCACGCCTGGAACCTGAACAACTCTGCTTTCTTCTGGGCACAGCTTCAGAAAGAGGAGAGCCAGCTCAGTGACATCTGTGACACTGTACTGCTGGCCCCTGATGACCAGGGCAAGAC TGCTCTCCATAAAGTGGCGTGTGTCGGAAAGAGGGCACTGGGCTACGCCATCGCCAAAAGGATGGCCGCACTCAACAGCCTGGACCTGAAAGACTCTGATGGAATG ACTGCACTCCTCCATGCAGCAAAGCACAACCACCACCTGATGGTAGCAGATCTGATCCGTTTGGGGGCCAACGTCAATGAGACGAACAACTCAGGGAAGACCTGCCTCCACCTCAGTGCTGAGAAGGGCTACATCAGAGTCCTGGAG gTTCTAAGGCACATGATGATGGATGGTGTGTATGTTGACGCTGAAGCCACTGATAACTCTG gAATGAGTGTCCTCCAGTGTGcctctgtggctctgaaagCCACAGTACGTGAGCTGGAAAGCAGCAAATCCCCCAGTCACACCAGACTCCACACGCTCCGCCAAGAGCAGCTGATGGAGACCCTGGAGTGTGTGCTGCAGATGGGCAGCTACCTTCATACCATG GGGAGCCAGAGTATCCAACCTAGGATGGGATGA
- the zgc:113279 gene encoding NF-kappa-B inhibitor zeta isoform X2, with product MGGRCKRKEPKEDIGAELSPLPGDTAADLAEPHTPVPGLKAQNVGGSKKGGRRSSYGSDKVYLGVRVKMPVRDMLRKIRTAQGWEPQDVQEIYGKTDKGGKTRVKTRTGRRNTKKKHAIKSLEELAIIVEVLEEDLRSSSTCRSPPQCLSSYNPPVSPGSGYNSDESDEMIPSPQSYMTYSPGTAEYQQALSPPGFMHASFQPSSFRNSGGVGGGEEEWFNPQDHAWNLNNSAFFWAQLQKEESQLSDICDTVLLAPDDQGKTALHKVACVGKRALGYAIAKRMAALNSLDLKDSDGMTALLHAAKHNHHLMVADLIRLGANVNETNNSGKTCLHLSAEKGYIRVLEVLRHMMMDGVYVDAEATDNSGMSVLQCASVALKATVRELESSKSPSHTRLHTLRQEQLMETLECVLQMGSYLHTMGSQSIQPRMG from the exons ATGGGAGGACGGTGCAAACGCAAGGAGCCGAAGGAGGACATAGGAGCTGAGCTCTCTCCGCTGCCAGGGGACACCGCGGCGGACCTGGCCGAGCCACACACACCTGTTCCCGGGTTGAAGGCGCAGAATGTGGGCGGTAGTAAGAAAG GTGGAAGACGTTCCAGTTACGGTAGCGATAAGGTCTACCTCGGAGTCCGTGTCAAAATGCCAGTGAGGGACATGCTGAGAAAAATCCGCACAGCCCAGGGCTGGGAACCTCAGGATGTTCAG GAGATTTACGGCAAAACAGACAAAG GAGGGAAAACACGAGTCAAAACTCGCACAGGACGCCGAAATACCAAG AAAAAGCACGCGATAAAAAGCCTGGAGGAGCTGGCAATCATCGTTGAGGTGTTGGAGGAGGATCTTCGGAGCAGCAGCACGTGCCGCTCCCCTCCCCAGTGTTTGTCTTCCTACAACCCTCCAGTGTCTCCTG GTTCAGGGTACAACAGTGACGAGTCCGATGAAATGATCCCCAGCCCGCAGTCCTACATGACCTACTCACCAGGCACAGCAGAGTACCAGCAGGCCCTGTCCCCTCCTGGCTTCATGCACGCCAGCTTCCAGCCGTCAAGCTTCAGAAACAGTGGAGGAGTtggtggaggggaggaggagtggTTTAATCCCCAGGACCACGCCTGGAACCTGAACAACTCTGCTTTCTTCTGGGCACAGCTTCAGAAAGAGGAGAGCCAGCTCAGTGACATCTGTGACACTGTACTGCTGGCCCCTGATGACCAGGGCAAGAC TGCTCTCCATAAAGTGGCGTGTGTCGGAAAGAGGGCACTGGGCTACGCCATCGCCAAAAGGATGGCCGCACTCAACAGCCTGGACCTGAAAGACTCTGATGGAATG ACTGCACTCCTCCATGCAGCAAAGCACAACCACCACCTGATGGTAGCAGATCTGATCCGTTTGGGGGCCAACGTCAATGAGACGAACAACTCAGGGAAGACCTGCCTCCACCTCAGTGCTGAGAAGGGCTACATCAGAGTCCTGGAG gTTCTAAGGCACATGATGATGGATGGTGTGTATGTTGACGCTGAAGCCACTGATAACTCTG gAATGAGTGTCCTCCAGTGTGcctctgtggctctgaaagCCACAGTACGTGAGCTGGAAAGCAGCAAATCCCCCAGTCACACCAGACTCCACACGCTCCGCCAAGAGCAGCTGATGGAGACCCTGGAGTGTGTGCTGCAGATGGGCAGCTACCTTCATACCATG GGGAGCCAGAGTATCCAACCTAGGATGGGATGA